A region from the Acyrthosiphon pisum isolate AL4f chromosome A1, pea_aphid_22Mar2018_4r6ur, whole genome shotgun sequence genome encodes:
- the LOC100168345 gene encoding zinc finger protein Xfin, with amino-acid sequence MSRLHHIQPEVSIFAVSPNPPPKPRKIKSEPPPLKPAIWPSKQPAASMQLQQFLKAQRLSQKQLVQRAPPPLNKMQYFANDSRTEYQKQQQAMHQKMMQQRAIISSHTNNNSIREDSPNPMDFLEIGVHAGNCIINNIPREKPRSNFKSGGSLSQSDSGSRRKNANPRKVARENEIEPPGPSDHFLLSQIKQENLRQSCLLCERNFSNKIDLSQHISEVHGIEPSDLHKLNGHLGEDEELAESMMEAETVFFCEVCTREFQDKASLWLHMVRGHKQEAAVTCGVCMKICTDSKSLMEHVNIQHPKNCDAADSVQRRYRCQVCARQHDTKKKMMRHVVIHTVYDNDGQIIDPDKLIIINNNFHPTKSSNNEHYTISCQVCHKVFPSEEKLLRHMSSVHLMTGCDDMITTTAVTTTGNSSQNSFVNRCELCGDSCGSRTEKWWHVLKQHGTNETLICPKPDCRKLFVSQSLQIEHQSHHETQGELPNTCEVCGRLWPNRNDFYKHIMAVHAECMPLLCGICLKVHVDVPTLREHIKEKHEPLVSKENAIYCDICGRTYTKWSKMMRHRSIHNVEDQVSHFVTDQLTEVNLKCTLCPDTEFKTVEEISEHRKNDHQLHVCDLCSKYYSGNNHLWKHVSRQHKGHPDVTCSLCARTSASKVHLKRHMIKYHSDPVDQLIDKSNNSICAELNAVHQCIRCDKVFRIRSLLKKHLKYCKGKRDAMPIPKEKGHYPCTKCGKTFEYQTYLNRHLKHSHLVQYCEICSEDKTGEHFDNKMLLMDHIRDKHGNDPELCCDIEGCDKVMRTKVDCQKHKRDHVRKVFSYVCEFCGDMHSNKKTYRKHLRQRHKGNTQYLCGVCMEVCVDNDGLSKHLHEAHPQTFSKSNICQICGKMFTLGSKVGEHIDKIHGKNLKPCKICWKVFSDMDKLKDHIENHPAKEDFPKVTTPVKKPIEPKPKTPKLYGLPKELAELGFNEEQQESLKRDIDDVTSDINTKRLRKLHSCTVCYKSFRFETDLYDHKREEHSIIEDSYMEEETDRKEQQPPAPKSNKTICGICKKEWISLKHFWQHLIRAHRTEAAFVCGICCKITKNYDELALHLDNHHPNATVLSLFACDVCGRNHNAFSKLQKHRIIHSTAPPAFPKFHCDECELVFNSKSYGEKHILGHGPGSKLCKGKDLCQEMDDDMLDEQIEEEEEEEEEEEEVEDGGDAETENKVDDDEDEEEEEEEEEDVEQNDDDGDDDDDNEQNDDVEDEEDVEQNAEEDDDDDDDEQNDDVDAEEDKEQVEADDDEEDVEENGVDDQDDDEDEEQEEEDDDDEV; translated from the exons atgtcccGATTACATCACATTCAACCAGAA GTATCAATTTTTGCTGTTTCTCCAAATCCTCCACCCAAACCAAGGAAAATTAAAAGCGAACCTCCTCCTTTAAAACCAGCAATATGGCCTTCCAAGCAACCTGCAGCATCTATGCAATTACAACAATTCTTAAAAGCTCAACGTCTGAGTCAAAAGCAACTAGTTCAAAGAGCGCCCCCGCCACTAaacaaaatgcaatattttgcTAATGATAGCCGTACAGAGTATCAAAAACAACAGCAGGCAATGCATCAAAAAATGATGCAGCAACGTGCCATAATAAGTAGCcatacaaacaataatagtatacgaGAAGATTCTCCCAACCCAATGGATTTTTTAGAG aTTGGAGTTCATGCTGGTAACtgtatcatcaataatattCCAAGGGAAAAACCAAGATCCAATTTTAAATCG GGAGGAAGTTTATCACAATCGGATTCTGGAAGTCGTCGTAAAAATGCTAATCCAAGAAAAGTAGCTCGAGAAAATGAAATTGAACCACCAGGACCAAGTGATCACTTTCTGCTTTCTCAGATAAAACAAGAAAACCTTCGTCAATCCTGCTTATTGTGTGAACgaaattttagtaataaaattgatttaagtcAGCATATATCTGAAGTGCATGGTATTGAACCTTCagatttacataaattaaacgGACATTTGGGAGAAGATGAAGAACTTGCTGAAAGTATGATGGAAGCTGAAACTGTGTTTTTTTGTGAAGTATGTACTAGAGAATTTCAAGACAAAGCTAGTCTTTGGTTACATATGGTCAGAGGTCACAAACAGGAAGCTGCAGTGACATGTGGAGTATGTATGAAAATCTGCACTGATAGTAAATCTCTAATGGAACATGTAAATATCCAACACCCTAAAAATTGTGATGCTGCGGACTCCGTACAACGTAGATATAGATGTCAGGTTTGTGCACGGCAACATGATACCAAGAAGAAAATGATGAGACACGTAGTCATCCACACAGTATACGATAATGATGGTCAAATTATCGATcctgataaattaataataatcaataataattttcatccgACCAAGTCTTCAAATAACGAACATTACACAATTAGCTGTCAAGTATGTCACAAAGTATTTCCAAGTGAAGAAAAACTTTTACGACACATGTCTTCTGTTCATCTAATGACTGGTTGTGATGATATGATTACTACAACAGCTGTAACAACCACTGGTAATTCTTCTCAAAATAGTTTTGTGAATCGTTGTGAATTATGTGGTGATTCATGTGGTTCTCGTACTGAAAAATGGTGGCATGTGCTTAAACAGCACGGTACTAATGAAACACTTATATGCCCAAAACCAGACTGTAGAAAATTATTTGTGTCACAATCTTTACAAATTGAACATCAATCTCATCATGAAACCCAAGGTGAACTTCCTAATACCTGTGAAGTATGTGGGCGGTTATGGCCTAATcgaaatgatttttataaacacataatGGCTGTACATGCTGAATGTATGCCTTTATTATGTGGTATATGTTTAAAGGTTCATGTGGATGTACCAACACTTAGAGAACATATTAAAGAGAAACATGAGCCTTTAGTGTCTAAAGAGAATGCTATTTATTGCGATATATGTGGACGCACTTACACCAAATGGTCAAAAATGATGAGGCATAGATCAATCCACAATGTTGAAGATCAGGTATCTCACTTTGTAACAGATCAATTAACTGAAGTGAATCTTAAGTGTACGTTGTGTCCTGATACTGAATTTAAAACTGTTGAAGAGATATCTGAACACAGAAAGAATGACCATCAATTGCATGTATGTGATCTATGTTCAAAATACTATAGTGGCAATAATCATTTATGGAAACATGTTAGTAGACAACACAAAGGTCATCCAGATGTCACATGTAGCTTATGTGCACGCACATCTGCTTCTAAAGTTCACCTCAAAAGacatatgataaaatatcattctgATCCTGTCGATCAGCTTATAGATAAGtcaaataatagtatttgtGCAGAACTAAATGCTGTTCACCAATGTATAAGATGTGATAAAGTGTTTAGGATTAGAAGTTTACTGAAGAAACATCTTAAATACTGCAAAGGTAAAAGAGATGCAATGCCAATACCCAAAGAAAAAGGTCATTATCCTTGTACAAAATGTGGTAAAACATTTGAATATCAGACTTACTTAAACAGGCATTTAAAGCATAGCCACTTAGTTCAGTACTGCGAAATATGTTCTGAGGATAAAACTGGTGAACACtttgataataaaatgttactaaTGGATCACATCAGAGACAAACATGGGAATGACCCAGAGTTGTGTTGTGATATTGAAGGTTGTGACAAAGTTATGAGAACTAAAGTTGATTGCCAGAAACATAAACGTGATCATGTTCGTAAAGTGTTTTCATATGTTTGTGAATTTTGTGGTGACATGCACTCAAATAAGAAAACCTATAGAAAACACTTGAGGCAGCGACACAAAGGAAACACCCAGTATTTATGTGGTGTGTGTATGGAAGTATGTGTTGACAATGATGgtttatcaaaacatttacatGAAGCGCACCCTCAGACGTTTTCTAAGTCAAATATTTGTCAGATTTGTGGAAAAATGTTTACTCTTGGTAGTAAAGTTGGGGAACACATAGATAAAATTCAtgggaaaaatttaaaaccttgTAAAATCTGTTGGAAAGTGTTCAGTGATATGGATAAACTTAAAGATCACATTGAAAATCATCCAGCAAAAGAGGATTTCCCTAAAGTAACTACCCCTGTGAAAAAACCAATAgaaccaaaaccaaaaactCCCAAGTTATATGGTCTTCCTAAAGAACTTGCTGAGCTCGGTTTCAATGAAGAGCAACAGGAAAGTTTGAAACGAGATATAGACGATGTTACTTCAGATATAAACACAAAGAGGCTAAGAAAATTACATTCTTGTACGGTTTGCTACAAAAGCTTTAGATTTGAAACAGATCTATATGATCACAAACGAGAAGAGCATTCGATTATTGAAGACAGTTATATGGAAGAAGAAACTGATCGCAAAGAACAACAGCCACCTGCACCAAAAAGTAATAAGACTATATGTGGTATATGCAAAAAAGAATGGATAAGTTTGAAACATTTTTGGCAACATTTAATAAGAGCTCATCGCACCGAAGCTGCATTCGTTTGTGGTATTTGctgtaaaataactaaaaattatgatGAGCTAGCTTTACATTTAGACAATCACCACCCGAATGCCACTGTTTTGTCATTATTTGCTTGTGATGTTTGTGGTCGCAATCACAATGCATTTTCAAAACTCCAAAAACACCGTATTATACATTCAACTGCACCACCTGCGTTCCCGAAATTTCATTGCGATGAGTGTGAATTGGTGTTTAATTCAAAGTCATATggagaaaaacatattttaggcCATGGACCGGGTAGTAAGTTATGCAAAGGTAAAGATTTGTGTCAAGAAATGGACGATGACATGTTAGACGAACAAATTGAAgaggaagaagaagaagaagaagaagaggaAGAGGTAGAAGATGGCGGAGATGCTGAAACAGAAAATAAAGTAGACGATGATGAAGacga